From one Montipora capricornis isolate CH-2021 chromosome 10, ASM3666992v2, whole genome shotgun sequence genomic stretch:
- the LOC138020153 gene encoding uncharacterized protein, with protein sequence MGGKDRPIFDANSDDRRRAFKFFLANFRDYCIIEDYINPTKELDSDDYWIAAKRPKVMAALRRAFPPAEWDVLTTTIDAQIADEDKQHPARWLRQLSQHYLGEEPIIQSTHNFLRILRQEPGMSIQDWHTLVRLEYQKCNFPAAVDDRLQRDIFVIGLNETFKPFRSDIIARENLATLTFTQVISKARDFEAGLKTESAITKHHLEEAAHKLSPAAERPKTPHYSNRRVKDRPPGPSGSSTCPWCGRTPHPNRRDCPASNDTCHGCGKRGHWKQVYRATPIHVVSEAATSAEANQQDFIVTHEVYQVQATATKGIYVDLNMSSTSAPRPLRFQVDSGCSRNTIHINDLKQLPPTQVHPSMVRLLDYSKSIIPTKGQVTLRCTRRGVPYDIVAQVITAQQYYAPLLGLADSTRMGILKYDVDTAHKLDTASEPPTPPPSELTFDSIKSAYPHLFEGLGEMDELFPITLNPGVKPIQAAPHRYAAPKLPIIKEALDKLVNTEQLIRVNKPTPWISNMVVRERPASDSKPAKVRICLDPSQTINKAIIRPVYPIPTLEENIHRFHRAKIFSTFDIKDAFQTIRLTLF encoded by the coding sequence ATGGGAGGAAAAGACAGGCCGATCTTCGACGCGAACTCAGACGATCGCCGCCGAGCGTTCAAGTTTTTCCTGGCGAACTTTCGCGACTACTGTATCATCGAGGACTACATAAACCCCACGAAAGAACTAGACAGCGATGATTACTGGATCGCTGCCAAACGACCTAAAGTCATGGCCGCCCTTCGTCGAGCCTTTCCTCCGGCCGAATGGGATGTGCTAACCACTACAATTGATGCACAGATTGCAGACGAAGACAAACAACATCCAGCCAGATGGCTCAGGCAGCTCTCCCAGCACTACCTGGGAGAGGAACCCATCATCCAAAGTACCCACAATTTCCTCCGAATCCTACGACAGGAACCTGGAATGTCCATACAAGATTGGCACACTCTAGTTAGGTTGGAATATCAGAAATGTAACTTCCCTGCTGCTGTAGACGACCGCTTGCAAAGGGACATATTTGTAATTGGCCTTAATGAAACTTTCAAGCCCTTCCGCAGCGACATTATCGCCAGAGAGAACCTAGCGACGCTGACTTTTACCCAAGTGATTTCCAAGGCCCGTGACTTTGAGGctggactcaaaacagaatCAGCCATCACCAAGCATCACCTTGAAGAAGCGGCTCACAAACTCTCACCAGCAGCTGAAAGACCAAAGACACCCCATTACTCTAATCGACGTGTCAAGGATCGACCCCCAGGCCCTTCAGGTAGCTCGACATGCCCTTGGTGTGGGCGTACCCCCCACCCTAATCGCCGGGACTGCCCTGCTTCCAACGACACTTGTCATGGCTGTGGGAAACGGGGTCACTGGAAGCAAGTTTATCGCGCCACACCTATCCATGTCGTCTCAGAAGCTGCCACCAGCGCTGAAGCAAATCAGCAAGACTTCATAGTCACACATGAAGTGTATCAGGTCCAGGCAACTGCAACTAAAGGAATTTATGTTGACCTCAACATGAGCTCCACGTCAGCACCAAGGCCCCTCAGGTTCCAAGTGGACTCCGGGTGCTCCCGCAATACCATCCACATTAATGACCTCAAGCAGTTGCCACCTACCCAAGTTCATCCTTCAATGGTTCGATTACTGGACTACTCCAAGTCCATCATACCGACCAAAGGGCAAGTCACTTTACGCTGCACAAGACGTGGTGTACCATATGACATAGTGGCTCAAGTCATCACCGCCCAACAATACTATGCTCCACTATTAGGTCTTGCCGACAGCACTCGCATGGGAATCCTAAAGTACGATGTGGACACTGCACACAAGCTGGACACTGCCTCGGAGCCGCCAACACCACCTCCTAGTGAGTTGACATTTGATAGCATAAAATCAGCTTATCCTCACTTATTTGAGGGACTGGGTGAAATGGACGAGCTCTTTCCTATAACTCTCAACCCTGGGGTCAAGCCCATACAAGCCGCTCCCCACCGTTATGCTGCCCCCAAACTTCCCATCATAAAGGAGGCCTTAGACAAACTTGTTAACACTGAACAGTTGATTCGCGTCAACAAGCCCACCCCTTGGATCTCTAATATGGTGGTTCGTGAGCGCCCAGCCTCTGACTCAAAACCCGCTAAAGTTCGCATCTGCCTAGACCCATCTCAAACCATCAACAAAGCTATCATCAGACCTGTGTACCCCATCCCCACCTTAGAGGAAAACATTCACCGCTTCCACAGGGCCAAGATCTTCTCCACATTTGATATTAAGGATGCATTCCAGACAATCAGGTTAACTCTTTTCTGA